One Cryptomeria japonica chromosome 9, Sugi_1.0, whole genome shotgun sequence genomic window carries:
- the LOC131073929 gene encoding uncharacterized protein LOC131073929 — protein MEIRAKNFGGMQQIPTTISQECHIYRNARRRQRSGIHKDMSQKQVICPEPRRAPVVDSLVDELHKTCCWPPSNSMVQDEGDAGREILDIFLRKSGYGDSNGSVPYFCGSPPVRAHNPLVNDVKFVRKDLPSPSVSLTQKSSCGASYGTNPSVRVEGFACSSSEKQCIVPALA, from the exons ATGGAGATCCGAGCAAAGAATTTTGGGGGCATGCAGCAGATTCCTACAACTATTAGTCAAGAATGTCACATATACAGAAATGCAAGACGAAGGCAAAGGAGTGGTATCCACAAGGATATGAGCCAGAAGCAAGTTATCTGTCCTGAACCTCGACGAGCCCCAGTTGTGGATTCTCTTGTAGATGAATTGCACAAAACTTGTTGCTGGCCACCAAG TAACTCGATGGTGCAAGATGAAGGAGATGCAGGTCGCGAGATTTTGGACATATTTTTAAGAAAG AGTGGATATGGTGATTCAAATGGATCTGTTCCATATTTTTGTGGCTCCCCTCCTGTTCGTGCTCATAATCCACTGGTTAATGATGTAAAGTTTGTTCGGAAGGATTTACCATCACCCTCTGTCAGCTTGACACAGAAATCCTCCTGTGGTGCATCATATGGGACAAATCCCTCTGTGCGGGTGGAAGGATTTGCTTGTTCAAGCTCAGAAAAACAATGCATTGTCCCTGCGCTTGCATAA